Part of the Triticum urartu cultivar G1812 chromosome 2, Tu2.1, whole genome shotgun sequence genome, taccgctatcattttggggctatgctttagagactgccgcattcactttaaatagggcttcgtcgaaatccgttgagacgacaccgtatgaattatggtttgggaagaaacctaagctgtcgtttctaaaagtttggggatgcgatgcttatgtcaagaaacttcaacctaaaaagctcgaacccaagtcagaaaaatgcgtcttcataggataccctaaagaaactgttgggtataccttctacctcagatccaaaggcaagatctttgttgccaagaatgggtcctttctagagaaagagtttctctcgaaagaaataagtgggaggaaggtagaacttgatgaagtattacctcttgaaccagtaagtggcgcagctcaagaaaatgttcctgaggtgcctgcaccgactagagagaaagttgatgatgatcatgaaacttcagatcaagttgctactgaacttcgtaggtccacaaggacacgttccgcaccagagtggtacggcaaccctgtcttggaaatcatgttgttagacaacggtgaaccttcgaactatgaagaagcgatggcgggcccagattccgacaaatggctggaagccatgaaatccgagataggatccatgtatgaaaacgaagtatggactttgactgacttgcccgttgatcggcgagccatagaaaataaatggatctttaagaagaagacagacgcagatggtaatgtgaccatctataaagctcggcttgtcgctaagggttatcgacaagttcaaggggttgactacgatgagactttctcacccgtagcgaagctgaagtccatctgaatcatgttagcaattgccgcattctatgattatgagatatggcaaatggatgtcaaaacggcattccttaatggtttccttaaggaagaattgtatatgatgcagccggaaggttttgtcgatcctaagaatgctaacaaggtgtgcaagctccaacgctcgatttatgggctggtgcaagcatctcggagttggaacattcgttttgatgagatgatcaaagcgtttgggtttatgcagacttatggagaagcctgcatttacaagaaagtgagtgggagctctgtagcatttctcatattgtatgtggatgacatactgttgatgggaaatgatatagaattcttggaaagcataaaggcctacttcaacaagtgtttttcaatgaaggaccttggagaagctgcttatatattaggcatcaagatccatagagatagatcgagacgcctcattggtcttttacagagtacgtaccttgacaagatattgaagaagttcaatatggatcagtcaaagaaggggttcttgcctgtattacaaggtacgagattgagcacggctcaatgcccgaccacggcagaagatagagaaaagatgagtgtcgtcccctatgcctcggccatagggtctatcatgtatgctatgctgtgtaccagacctgatgtaaaccttgccgtgagtttggtaggaaggtaccaaagtaatcccggcatggaacactggacatcggtcaagaatatcctgaagtacctgaaaaggactaaggaaatgtttctcgtttatggaggtgacgaagagctcgtcgtaaagggttacgtcgatgctagctttgacacagatctggatgactctaagtcacaaaccggatatgtgtatattttgaatggtggggcagtaagctggtgcagttgcaagcaaagcgttgtggcgagatctacatgtgaagcggagtacatggcagcctcggaggcagcacaagaagcagtctgggtgaaggagttcattaccgacctaggagtcatacccaatgcgtcgggccccatgaccctcttctgtgacaacactggagctattgccattgccaaggagcccaggtttcacaggaagaccaggcgtatcaagcgtcgcttcaactccattcgtgaaagtgttcaaaatgtagacatagatatttgtaaagtacatacggacttgaatgtagcagatccgttgactaaacctcttctagagcaaaacatgatcaacaccagaactgcatgggtgttcgattcatcacaatgtaactagaatattgactctagtgcaagtgggagactattggaaatatgccctagaggcaataataaaatggttattattatatttctttgttcatgataattgtctattttttatgctataattgtgttatccggaaatcgtaatacatgtgtgaatacatagaccacaacacgtccctagtgagcctctagttgactagctcgttgatcaaaggatagtcatggtttcctgactatggacattagatgtcattgataacgggatcacatcattaggagaatgatgtgatggacaagacccaatcctaagcttagctcaaagatcatgtagttcgtttgctgtagcttttctgaatgtcaagtatcatttccttagaccatgagattgtgcaactcccggataccgcatgagtgccttgggtgtgccaaacgtcacaacgtaactgggtgactataaaggtacattacaggtatctctgaaagtgtctattgggttggcacgaatcgagactgggatttgtcactccgtatgacggagaggtatctctgggcccactcggtaatgcatcatcataatgagctcaatgtgatcaagtggttgatcacgggatcatgcattacggtacgagtaaagtgacttgccggtaacgagactgaacaaggtattgggataccgacgatcgagtctcggacaagtaacgtaccgattgacaaagggaattgtatacggattgattgaatcctcgacatcgtggttcatccgatgagatcatcgtggagcatgtgggagccaacatgggtatccagatcccgctgttggttattgaccggagagtcgtctcggtcatgtctgcatgtctcccgaacccgtagggtctacacacttaaggttcggtgaagctagggttgttaggaagacttgtatatGTGATTACCggatgttgttcggagtcccggatgagatcccggacgtcacgaggagttccggaatggtcaggaggtaaagatttatatatgggaagttgtcatatggtcgccggaaagtttcgggggcatatcggtattgtaccggggccaccggaggggttccaggggtccacctcttccggagggccttatgggctgtatggagaagggaaccagcccaagtggcTGGGGCACCACAcctcccctagggcccatgcgcctagggttggggaaaaccctaagggggggcgcccccttacttggggggcaagcccccctccccttggccgccgccccccctctagatctcatctagagggggtcggcccccttcccctttccctataaatagaggggtgaggggagggctgcacacaacattcaaggcgcagcccctcccctccccaacacctctcctccttcataagagcttggcgaagccttgccggagtactgcagcttcatcaccaccacgccgtcgtgctgctgttggagccctcttcctcaacctctccctcctccttgctggatcaaggcgcgggagacgtccttactccgtacgtgtgttgaacgcggaggtgccgtccgttcggcactaggatcttcggtgatttggatcacgtcgagtacgactccatcaaccccgttctcttgaacgcttccgctcgtgatctacaagggtatgtagatgcactcctctctccctcgttgctagatgactccatagattgatcttggtgatgcgtagaaaattttaaaattctgctacgttccccaacaacgaGGACCCGTAGAAGGCAAACAGCTCAGACTTAAGCCCTTTGCCCCCATCAGGACTCTGTCACAGGTGCGTGCATCTCGATCCTTTCCTTCGTTCTGGTCGGTTAATTAAGTGCCCGTGAACCAATATTCCTCTTGCCCGACGCTTTCGGCCGATGGCAAAACGAACACAGAGCAAACGTGGCTTGCCTTGGGATGGACTGAATCAGCTAACAACGTAGCTAGCTAGCTTTGCCTTGAGATGGATCCAGTCGATGGATTGATTGGTCGACTAGCAGGTGGATTATGTTGATGGACTAGCtagcaacacacacacacacacactggcATGTAACGCTATTTGCTGTTTATACTTCTTCAACTCACGTTGATACAACCTAGGAGCTACATGTATCACCTGGCTAGGTAGAGTTACGATTACTGCTCAAAGAAAAGTAGAGTTATGATTTCTTTACTACTTGGACAAGCAATCGTTGGTGAACTCTAACAATCTGTGAGATCTGTGGGCAACCAAAAGAGAGAACTAGCAAGGCTGGTGAGTTCTCTTTCACTATTTTATGTAGATTCACCGTGCTAATTTAAGTAGTTCTAAGCTATCATGTAAATGTAACATAACTATTTTAAAGGTTATTGATATAATCCATGTTTTGCTTTTCCATTTTTAGCAAAtagagtggattctgaagtcacATATTTGAATTAGCTTTTGGTCGGTCGACTTGAGTAGGAATTCCTTTTATTATCCCAGTTGTTATTTCTACCTTGCTCTGCTGTATAAGATACTCCATATAGGAGGTCAAGCTTGAAAAATGTATAATACCCGACTTGTCGAGACTCATGTTAATAAAGTTGTCATGATATTTTCCCTGCTTCAAAGTGCTCCCTGAGGTATTAGTTAACGGTAGTCTGTATTGATTTTTTTTGTACAGAATTTGACCATTTGTGCAGTCTTTGGTTCGTGATGGATCGACCTTATAAAGTCTTAATGATTACCCTTTCCAACAAGCAACAGTGGGGTTGTTCTGCTCAATCCTGCTATTTTTTAGTCCATTAATTTGTATGTGTTCTTCGCCTCAGAGATTTTATTAATTTCGTTTGGGTTCTAATTAGAGATGCATATAAATAACTTTGTTCTGGTTTTCATAAAAGTGATATGGCACACACCTAGAAGGTTATTGATTATACGTTGCAACCCATTTTATTAAGTTGGGTTTTCTTGACACCATTTTCTATTGCAGGCTACTGAATATATACAGTTCTTGCAAGAGAACGAACATAAGTGTATTTGGGTGAGGCACCAGATACAACATCTCACTTTTCGTTTTGGAAGTTATTTTTATTTAACTCCAAGAGGTCACCAGCTGAAGGTATGGTACATTCTGATCTTTTTGTTTGTCACTAAGCTTGACAACATCTCACCAACTATAGCAGTAATGTGATTCATTCTTTAGGTTGTGTTTGGCAATGAAATAGTAATTTGGCTGCTGAGGTATCAAGGTAAGGACAAAAATATTTCCCATTTTTTTATTTCTATGGTTGTCATAGTCTAATTTAAGCCCGTATTATTTTTGGTGATTGCGAAATGTATTCAATTGCATGTAGAAATAGAAGATAAATCTTGTTTCAAACTTTGAGTGTATACTGAAGTTACATGAAGCCTTCGGCACTCCTTTTTAGTTATTGCTGATTTAGTTCAAGTACTAAATCAACCACAACTAATATcgatcagagggagtatattatGACCTCCTCTTAACTTGCCTTTAGTAACAAACATGCTAGTACCAAAATTAGTTCTAGGAGGATAGTACTAAAACTCTCGTGCCATTGAAAAACTGTTGAGAAATTTTAATTTAATGCATAGTGCAGGCGGAAAAAGTTTAATTCACCCCGAGAAGAGCCCTCCGAGAACAATTGTTTTGGACTTTTGTGGTACTCTCAAGTGAGGGGGCTTTTGTGGTCTTGCTAATATAGATAAACCATAACCATATTTTATATGATTCTCAACATCCTTGGAGCGAAAGACAGTAACTGCATAATGAAGTTTAAATCATATTCATTTATTTGTTTCAGTGATGAGTTTTTTTTTTGTTTGCTTCTTTGACCGGTTTGTAACCAGTCTTCTGGATCAGAGTAACTGAAAGTTGATGTGTAATATTAGGGTTGTGATTGCAATGTATCAAATGGGCTAATTTTTATATTTGACTCATCACATATAAAATTTGTATTTTTTTAAATCGGGAACAAATATAGTTTAAGTATTTTGAAGTGAGATGTGATTTTTCAGTTGTTTTCCACATGGTTTGTTTCAGCATGGGATAATGAATTGGTAAAAATCACTTTCCTTTGTTGGTACCAATACCAATGCCACCAAGTGCAGTCACATTGACGACAGTCAAATAGCCTTGCAGAATGGACAATGTTCAAAGATAGCAAGCATTATGTCGTGTCTAGATATGAGTGGAAAACGTGCTACATGTGTACTGCTACTACACCAGCCCAAGTACTTATGTACAGTTCCTCCTGAATTCAGACACTAAGAAGCTAAGCTTTTGCAAATGAATCTACTTATCCAAGAGGCTGGCAACAAGATCGGGTGTTCAATAACTAGAGGAGCAACACTCGATCGACAGGAAACTATGAGCATGCATATCATCAAGTTTGCCGGTTCTACATTTTAAACCTTAGACAACTACCTACTTTCTAATTTTCTTGCATGCAGCGAATTGACTTCCCAAAGAACTACATGGAAGGGATATATGTTTGATTTGTTTTGAATTGATTGCAAGAAATACATGTATGGCACATACAACTCTATTCTCAAAACATATACGAATGAaaatttatttgatttttttagCAATGTCTCATGTCTAAGTTTATTGttccgtggcaacgcacgggcactcaGCTAGTATTAGGTAAGGAATAAACTCCTGATTTCCTGAAAACAAATGTACGGCTGACTTCCAAATGGGATGGCATACCGTCAGTGCCGACGTCACGTGTAGCTCTCACCCATTTGGAAGCAAGTTGTTGATGTTCGCCATTCGGCGGCTTCAAGGCCGGCACAGGGCAAAGATACGGCACAATGACACCAATATATAGGGCGCGTCAGAGGTTTCACATCACAAGCAGACACATCTTCATTTCACATCAAAGTTTCTCATCTCATCCATGGCCACGGACGCACAGCACCGGCAGCAACACAGCCGCAACGGCGGCGCGCGCACCGGCCACCACTTCCTCATCGTGGCCTACGGCATCCAGAGCCACCTCAACCCGTGCCGCGTCCTCGCGCACCGCCTCGCGCGCCTCCACGGCGTCGACGGCTCCGGGCCCGTCCTCGCCACCATCTCCGTCCCGGTGTTCGCTCACCGCCGCTTATTCCCTTCGTCCGGAGACGTCAACAACAACAAGGATGCCGCCACCGACGGCCTCGTCTCTTACGCTCCATACTCCAACGGCCTCGACGACGGCTCCATGGCCAGGGACGGCGAGGCGAGGGCGCGCAGCCGCCAGGCGACCTTTGAGAGCCTGTCGGCCGTCGTCGCCACCCTCGCCGCACGTGGCCGGCCCGTCACGTGCGTCGTTTGCAGCATGGTTCTCCCCGCGGCGCTGGACGTCGCGCGTGAGCACGCCATCCCGCTCGCCGTGTACTGGATCCAGCCGGCCACCGTGCTCACCGCGTACTACCACTACTTCCACGGCCACGGCGACCTCGTCGCGTCCCACGCCGCCGACCCCGCGTTCGAGGTGTCCCTGCCCGGCATGCCCCGCCCGCTCCGGATCCGCGACTTCCCGTCCTTCCTCGTCGACACCACGGGCAGCGAGCTGGCCAAGCTCATGAACGAAGCGGCCCGAGATGTGTTCGAGCGCTTGGGTGATCACGGCTGCACCAAGGTTCTCGTCAACACTTTCGACGAGCTGGAGCCGGCAGCGCTGGCGGCCATGAAGGAGCGCCTAGACGTGTTCGCCGTGGGGCCGGTGATCGGGCCCTCCTCCTCGGCCGAGCCGCGCATCCACCTGTTCAACCACGCCGGCGCCGACGAGAAGAGGTACATGGAGTGGCTGGGCGCGCAGGCGGCGAGGTCGGTGGT contains:
- the LOC125534190 gene encoding cyanidin 3-O-rutinoside 5-O-glucosyltransferase-like; translated protein: MATDAQHRQQHSRNGGARTGHHFLIVAYGIQSHLNPCRVLAHRLARLHGVDGSGPVLATISVPVFAHRRLFPSSGDVNNNKDAATDGLVSYAPYSNGLDDGSMARDGEARARSRQATFESLSAVVATLAARGRPVTCVVCSMVLPAALDVAREHAIPLAVYWIQPATVLTAYYHYFHGHGDLVASHAADPAFEVSLPGMPRPLRIRDFPSFLVDTTGSELAKLMNEAARDVFERLGDHGCTKVLVNTFDELEPAALAAMKERLDVFAVGPVIGPSSSAEPRIHLFNHAGADEKRYMEWLGAQAARSVVYVSFGSVWTYTEKQMEEIANGLRRCGRPYLLVVRNDGRQEDVSRSLDDVVLEGLGMVVEWCDQPKVLSHPSVGCFVTHCGWNSALEAMSLGVPVVAAPSLFDQPTNAFLIEEEWAAGVRGERNSEGVFTREELARCVELLMGHGPRAIEIRERVEALKGMAREAAASGGPAERSLRSFVMAAGSNIG